The window CCtagtctctctttctcctcctgggTATCTTTGTCTCCACCGCCTCCCACTTCGTCATCTCCTGCATCCCCGCCAATCGTGTCTACGACATGGTGGTCTAGTTCTCCCTCACCTCCGCCTCCGGCCTCTCCTACCTATATCTCTCCGCCTTCGTTTACGGTTATGATCTCCGTCACTTCCTCTTCCTTAATaagatagatttttttaaaaacttaaattatatatatcattatactaataatttattgtgagtcagcatgCCACGTAAATAGACTCTAATGTCTATCAACTTAGATGTGACGGGAGgggcttatatgttatatttttaaaaatatatagattatatTAGATATAAGCAAAACTATAAGGACTTAAGTGATCAATGATTAAAACTATAGaggctaaaatatttttttaacttaaattatacttatcattatattaatagtttattataaatCAGCAACATAAATAAATTCTAAcatctattaactcagacttgatgggagggacttatatgctatgttttttaaaatatatgaattatttttaGATATGAGTAAGCTATAACGACTTAATGGTGCATGATCAAAATCAGATAAGTTAAAAAATGAACCTTAATCCTATAtgaatttgtttagcttagactttttggtacaaccggTGTATATGAATTTTCCCGAGAGAGTATGTTATCTCCTCTCTTTAAAAGTGAGGCCCTTCGATCCGATCTGTATTGATGAGAATCTAATGTACTACTATGTACTACTGTATATGTTCTTTGGCTCAGAGGATTTGGCCTATCCCGGTACAGAACAAGGTCACACTATACGCATAGAAAAATCATGGTTATTGGCGGCAACATAGCCATACACGGTGAAACTCTTGAAGTTGCTGTGATTGTTTTATTGTACCTTTCTGCTACTAAAATTATGGTGCATTGCCTCACCAATAGTGAATCTTCTCGAGGCAGGGATGAAGTAGTTGAGACTAAGAATGGGTTGACGAGGGTGATTTCGAGGTTATCTCAAGATGAAGCTATAGTGAATTCGATCTTTGTTGGGACCTTAGCACAATAGATCGATGTCGAAAGAAATTCTTGATCTGACCCATCTTATGCTTAAGTTAACTAATGAGGAATTGACTCTATATTTGGTGGGGGTTTTCTAAGACCAATCTCCCTTTAGGTGTCGGAGATAGAACCGCTCGTATCTATTATGGCACATTCGTGCGAGCAGCCGACCCGTATATGCCCCTGCTGCATGGGTCAACCTGTCCAAGCTCCTGTGGCACGACATCGATCAGTACTGCCCCATGCAGTGGGGGGCTAGTAAGGATAGACGAGGAAGTGCCAACCGCTAATATAGTCCTCTCCCATGTCAAATAAATGTCGTGCTATCCTCAATATTAATTGCTCGACGATTGTTGACTGACGACTTAATACTGAAATATTATGTTCGTCCTACTTTTCAAAAACTTTGACAGATACAAAACCCAAATACCATATGTATCATAAGTACCTTCACTTATGGATTATgagaataaaaatatgattgataattaaagattataaataataaaattatattttattattttaaaatattaaagtaataaaaaattacaaTAGCAAAATAGGGGTTGTCAAAAACAAACTTGTAAGCACTCTCTATAGAACAGATCTTTCATCCCAAAATAATACACAAAGCATTAGTACATCGTGAAACAAAACCAACGTCACCATTCAAATTATAATCCATGTCTTATCCAATAACTAATGAAATAGTACGATGAATACATCGAATCGAATGATCGGGGAAAAGACATGGAACGAACTGACAAAAAATCATCATAACAAAAAGAAGAGGTACTAAGATTATTTGCCCTTTATGGACAAATAAGATTAGGACGGATCCTTTTCCAGAGTAGAGTAGAACATCAACCGAAACGAATTGAAATGACCCATTCAGGAACAAGAACATTACCTATATTTGTGCATGATTTCTTGTTCCTCCCGACAGAAAATACAAAGGTGTCCATTAGACCTAATCAGTCTAAGTCAGAAGACCATCTATCTcgattttatataatattatcttaATTTTAAATAGGATTAGAAGCTGTCATAAGAACCATCACAGATCCGAGAATCCAAAAAGCATGAGAAAGGTCCTTATGATGTCGCTCATTAAACCCATCTTAGATGGAAAAGGAGCAATCATACATGCATTACACATTCCTACGGACATGCATGAGGCTCAACACCAGTATTTTAAGCATTGGAAGTGTGAATACTCACACCTCGGTCAACGCTACCCACCCAATCCCATAACTCAATTCAATGTCAACGTTATGCTGTTGTATACACACAAGAATCGTATCAAACGTAAAACGCGGAGCACAAAGCATCAATCTAATCGAGTGAATGCTCATGAAAGCACACAGTTGCTTTCTACCATCTAATCATGCACATATCATATTACCACATGGCATCCAAACCACaccaaaataaaacaaaaataaaataataaaaaccaAAACCtaatctagagagagagagagagaaggggggacGGGGAGGGAAGAAGGGTAATAAAATACACTGCCCCAAAAAGAGTAgggaaaacaaaaattaaaacggGTGATGGCTACGAGTAATCCCATTCACATTGGCGAAGAGCCCAACCAAGTCCTTCTTGTACGGGAGGAACGACCGCCGGGCGGCGCCACTCCTCGTCGCCTGCCCGCCTTTCCCGTAGTATATCCTGTAGGCGGTGACTACATCCACCTCGGTGCCCTTACCCGCCTTCCCTCTTGTCTTGGTCGCCCCCCCGTCTTTGCCCTTTCCTGCCTCGACCTTGGTTCCGCGGCTAGGGCTTTCCTTGCCCTTCTTCTCCGCCGCCGCGAGGAACACGAACTTCTCCTTCCCGTCGCTGTGGCTCCGCCCGAGCACCAGGTCCCGGAGCCGCCACCTCAGCGAGGACCCGGTGGATCTGCTCTTCCGGCACCGAGACGGCGACGGCGTCGCCGACGACCTCGGTGCCCATACGCAGTACGTCCCCGGGGGGATGCCCTCGAGCTCCTCCGCCGCCGcggacgaggacgaggaggacAAGGCCGAGGCGGGATTCTCCGCCCGCTCCTCGATCAAGAGCCGCCGGAGTGTCCCCCGCAAGGCCGaggtattctcctccccctcccctgGCGCGGGCGCGTCACTGCTGCCGAGGCGGTCGTCGTCGAGGAGGGCGCGGTTGAAGACGGGGTAGATGGGGCGGATCCGGCCGTCGGCGAAGATCTCGTCGGCGTAGATGGCGGCTCCGGTCTCCGGGTCCTTGATAACGACGGCGAATTcgaagtcgtcgtcgtcgtcgtcgacgtCGACGTCGGAGTCATCGTCCCCGCCGTCGTCCGGAGGCGGCGGTTCTTGCTGCGAGGACTCGCAATGGACGGCAGAGAAGGCCTCCTCAAAGGTCACGCGGAAGCTGGGTGAAGCCGTGATGAGCGGTacgtctccctctcctcctccttgcaTCGCTTCCGGTTCGTGTATTGTCTCGTCTGCGatcacttctttttcttctccgatGGGATGATCCGATCAGAAGCTCACGGGGGGGGGGTTGATGGACGGAGAGACAGGGGTTGGCGGCGTTAATAAAGGGGACGCGGTGGTTAGTGAGGTAAGCGTTGAGCTAAGCGGGCGGAGGCTTGGCTTGGAGGTTTTCGTGCGGGAGAAGCCACACGCGTCAACGGGAGGGGTATACGGTTAGGCACGCGTGAGGGAGGGTTTGTTTCTGGAAAGACAACTGGCACTTATGAGAAGGTGACGTCATAGCTCTCGACATTGGGGTCGTGGGATGCGGAGGTGGAATTCCACCTGCGGTTGGTGGAGACGGTTGGGGCCCAAGCTAGCTGGTATCTCATCTTCTGGACGCCCGGGGAAACCTGGAATTAATATATCCCTTAAAAATCGTGCTTTATTTTTATGTGAAGCACAATGGATGATGAAAGCAATAATACGATGATGACGTGTCAAGGTGGTGGCGTGCTTCACGACGACAGGAGGGAATAAATGATGTTATGCCCGTCCCAATTCCAATTAATTTCGGAAATTACTGGGACAAACACACGATGAGTTTGGTTTGGAATTGTCATTGATAAATGTGAGTGCATATGATAAACGAGTGAAGGTGCAATGTATAATATGGGTGGAGGAGAGGGTAACGTGTTGTTAAGAGTAAGTCAAAGTTATGTTCGTTACAGCATTGAGGAACGGGGATTTCTTAGGCCGGTTGTTTAAGATTAGAAGAGTCAAAGTCTACGCCGAACGTAGATTAACTTTCTCTGGCTTTCTAACGTGGAGCTCTACCGATCGCCCTATCGGTGTTCGGTATCGCTATTTGCCAAAGGTTGATGTCGTCTCCGAAGCACAGGGGGGAATCTGGACTCGGAAGACTTCCACGAAAGAGGTTACGATGACGCACCTGAATAAAGTAGATGCTTGGTGGTGAAGTGAGTCGTGGTCCAAATCCGATGGAAGTGCTGGGTTCGGGACTGGAATCGCGACCGAACACGCATGTGGACGTACGCATGAAGTGGAAACCAGAACGATGGAGAGAGTGATATGATGCCGACGTATCACATGGAGTGTCGTGCAGCGGGCGAACCGCAGCGTCGAGCGTGGGGTACTATTCCCACTTCCGGAGACACTCGGTGGCAATTGTCCTTGGGAATGAATCTTATCCGGATGACGAATGCGTGATGATTTGAGCTAATTTGATTTGAGCATTGTTATATTCAATTAGATAGTAACGAATGGTGTCTGATTTCACTTAGTATTGGAGATGTGGAAGAATCGAAGTTGTGAAAAGCTACCCATTGATGGCATATTTATATTGATACGAGAGCATAGTAAATAGATATTATGATAGTCCATTATGTCCATTTGATCGATATGTCAATCGAATCATAGTCTTTCGAAGTCGACACTATGATGCTGATAGGATTTTGACAATCCTAAGCTCGAAACAAGTCATGACCTTATGATTTTAGTTAGATGATTCATCGCATGATCTCATAATTCATTGATAGTCGAACAATTCATATAATTATTCTTAATATTTATCTTAATCTTGACTTAATAATCACTCTAACATGCTATACAAGAAGTCCCTTAggacttttttttttactttcttgtattttatttttgAATCTCCTACTAATTTAAATATTAGAGCGATTTTTGTCGAGTGTATCCCCAATATAATTCATGAGGATTGTTATTTGAATATCAGGTCCCTAAACACCTCAGATGATCTCGAAAATGAAacctgataggggtaaaaatggtgatgtgacacgccatgacagcaaccccctgagcgacacactgcccgaggctcgccataccctgcggtagctcggcctcccacgcaaccccagtggcaatgtcagacgtcaccgaaggtacagtcctgccctgcagacaaccACGTTAGGTAACATCAagcttcatctataaatacccccaaactctaaagagaagagaagggggGGGGAGACACACAACCCCTACGGGAACTCActtagacacaaaacactcagaggctcttcttctgtctcatccacaaccccctccacatcttcctctaacttgatcgtcggaggggtcgggccgagctcccagcccgacctgtgtgcaggtgcgagacggtgtcgcctcttcccgaagctgcggcggagctgcctcccaaCCCGAAccgccgaaccgacctcccgacccgaaccacagtgctcggccgccgggagaacccgagggacgccgcccgagccccccgacatccggacccccgaaccgagccgcgacgtccccgaggccacgacttaaaaagttacttaccgtaacagatttgcgctagaaggagggcccggaatgacggtacgttagcattctccttggttgctccatTGCAGTCGACCTGCACCAGCAGTAGCGACTTCTGAGGCTGGTCTCGGCTCCTCAGCcccgcgcgtctcggctcctcggcccccacgcgcacggctcggccccgcgcgcctcgcccgcgtcggccccacgcgcgcggccagcccgagcgtctcggctcctcggcccccacGCGCGTGGCTTGGCaccgcgcgcctcggcccctcggtaCCACGCGCGCTGCCAGCCCGCCCgcatcggccccacgcgcgcgaccagcccgcgcgtcccggctcctcggccacgcgcaaggctcggccacaagcgcctcgacccctcggtcccacgcgcgcagccaacccgcccgcgtcggccccacgcgcgcgtcccgactcctcggccacgcgcgcggctcggccaaaagcgcctcgacccctcggtcccacgccgcggccaacccgcccgcatcggccccacgcgcgcggccagcccgcgtgcctcgtcccctcggcctcatgcgcagccaacacgctgcctcggcccctcggcctcatgcgcagccaacacgctgtagccagcacgctg of the Musa acuminata AAA Group cultivar baxijiao chromosome BXJ3-2, Cavendish_Baxijiao_AAA, whole genome shotgun sequence genome contains:
- the LOC103975985 gene encoding uncharacterized protein LOC103975985 — protein: MQGGGEGDVPLITASPSFRVTFEEAFSAVHCESSQQEPPPPDDGGDDDSDVDVDDDDDDFEFAVVIKDPETGAAIYADEIFADGRIRPIYPVFNRALLDDDRLGSSDAPAPGEGEENTSALRGTLRRLLIEERAENPASALSSSSSSAAAEELEGIPPGTYCVWAPRSSATPSPSRCRKSRSTGSSLRWRLRDLVLGRSHSDGKEKFVFLAAAEKKGKESPSRGTKVEAGKGKDGGATKTRGKAGKGTEVDVVTAYRIYYGKGGQATRSGAARRSFLPYKKDLVGLFANVNGITRSHHPF